ATGAATAGCTCACCACGAGTTGTCGCCCTTATCAATCTCAAGGGCGGCACGTCCAAAACAACCAGCTCGGTGTACTTGGCCGATGCGCTTCGCGAGGCGGGGTTTCGCGTGACCATGGTCGACGCGGATCCGCAGGGTTCGGCTCTGCGGTGGCAGGGCCTAGCGGATTTGCCGGTGCCGGTGATGGGGATGCCCACCCCCACACTGCACCGTCAAATCTGGCGGGTCATCGATCCGGCCGGGGTCGATATCGTCGTTATCGACAGCCCACCTCTGGAAGAGCAAATGGGTATTGTCGCCTCGATCTTGCGCGTCGCGACCGACGTCATCGTGCCG
This region of Natronoglycomyces albus genomic DNA includes:
- a CDS encoding ParA family protein; the encoded protein is MNSSPRVVALINLKGGTSKTTSSVYLADALREAGFRVTMVDADPQGSALRWQGLADLPVPVMGMPTPTLHRQIWRVIDPAGVDIVVIDSPPLEEQMGIVASILRVATDVIVPMAPTMMELDRINPVWNALADAQGSRDTDPNVWVLLNRTVANAASTNTIRGLLEEQHKPVFETTIPRLEAYAQAFGSSVPASDADGHYLDVAAELLDAWKQN